A genomic window from Anaerolineae bacterium includes:
- the glgB gene encoding 1,4-alpha-glucan branching protein GlgB, translated as MTKKKTSPAKEVKTTPTQWLTDFDKYLLGEGTHERTYEKMGAHLVELNNQKGVHFAVWAPSARQVYVMGEFNGWHGESHPMHSSDSGIWTLFVPGLEEYALYKYRVVSQTGESFDKTDPYSFAIEQRPKTASVVVNLSRYQWGDSNWVSHRAKHQAFDAPMSIYEVHLGSWRKVPDEQWGIRYLTYRELADELIPYVQELGYTHIELMPIAEHPLDASWGYQVLGFFAATSRFGPPEDLMYFIDQCHQHKIGVILDWVPAHFPKDGAGLNYFDGTHLYSHADPRQGEHQDWGTLIFNYGRNEVRAFLISNALFWLDKYHFDGLRVDAVASMLYLDYSREEGQWIPNEYGGRENLAAISFLRKVNEVVHGVFPGVLTIAEESTAWPMVSRPTYMGGLGFSLKWNMGWMHDTLKYMSKDPVFRRYHHNDMTFSLLYAFNENFILPLSHDEVVHGKGSLVNKMSGDEWQKFANLRAYYGFMWGHPGKKLLFMGGEFGQWQEWNFTTSLEWEALQAPNHQSVQRFIKDLNHLYQNEPALYEDDFEWTGFTWLDANDSDNSVFAFIRNARSSAEFIVVVSNFTPVPRHNYRIGVPRPGYYQEILNSDATLYWGSNVGNEGGRETESVPMHGHAQSLSLTLPPLATIMLKLKG; from the coding sequence ATGACCAAGAAAAAAACGAGTCCGGCCAAAGAAGTTAAAACTACTCCCACCCAATGGCTCACGGATTTTGATAAATACCTTTTGGGTGAAGGCACGCATGAACGAACCTACGAAAAAATGGGCGCCCACCTGGTTGAATTGAACAATCAAAAAGGCGTCCATTTTGCCGTGTGGGCGCCCAGCGCCCGGCAGGTTTATGTGATGGGCGAATTCAACGGGTGGCATGGCGAAAGCCACCCCATGCACTCCAGCGACAGCGGCATCTGGACGCTATTTGTGCCGGGCTTAGAGGAATACGCGCTATATAAATATCGCGTTGTTTCCCAAACCGGCGAGAGCTTTGATAAAACCGACCCCTATAGTTTTGCCATTGAACAACGCCCCAAAACTGCCTCAGTGGTGGTCAATCTTAGTCGCTACCAATGGGGCGACAGCAATTGGGTCAGCCATCGCGCCAAACACCAGGCCTTTGACGCCCCCATGTCTATCTACGAAGTCCATCTTGGCTCCTGGCGCAAAGTGCCCGATGAACAATGGGGCATCCGCTACCTGACCTACCGGGAATTGGCCGACGAATTAATCCCTTATGTGCAGGAATTGGGCTACACCCACATTGAGCTAATGCCTATTGCTGAGCATCCCCTGGACGCTTCCTGGGGCTATCAGGTGCTTGGCTTCTTTGCGGCCACCAGTCGTTTTGGCCCGCCGGAAGATTTAATGTATTTTATTGACCAATGCCATCAACACAAGATTGGGGTGATTTTGGATTGGGTGCCGGCCCACTTCCCCAAAGACGGTGCGGGGCTTAATTATTTTGACGGCACTCATCTTTACTCCCACGCCGACCCCCGCCAGGGGGAGCATCAAGATTGGGGCACGCTCATTTTTAATTACGGGCGCAACGAAGTCCGCGCCTTTTTAATTTCCAATGCCCTGTTTTGGCTCGACAAATACCATTTTGATGGCTTGCGGGTTGACGCGGTGGCTTCGATGCTTTATCTTGACTACTCCCGCGAAGAGGGACAATGGATACCCAACGAATACGGCGGGCGCGAAAATCTGGCCGCCATCAGCTTTTTACGCAAAGTCAACGAAGTAGTGCATGGCGTCTTCCCTGGGGTGCTGACCATTGCCGAAGAGTCCACGGCCTGGCCCATGGTCTCGCGGCCTACCTATATGGGCGGCCTGGGCTTCAGCTTAAAATGGAACATGGGCTGGATGCACGACACCCTCAAATATATGAGCAAAGATCCCGTTTTTCGCAGATACCATCACAACGACATGACCTTTAGCCTGCTATATGCCTTTAATGAAAACTTTATTCTGCCGCTCTCGCACGACGAGGTGGTCCACGGCAAAGGTTCGCTGGTCAACAAAATGTCGGGGGATGAGTGGCAGAAATTTGCCAATTTGCGGGCTTACTACGGCTTTATGTGGGGACACCCCGGCAAAAAATTACTCTTTATGGGCGGCGAATTCGGCCAGTGGCAGGAGTGGAACTTTACCACCAGCCTGGAGTGGGAAGCTCTGCAAGCGCCCAATCACCAGAGCGTGCAACGTTTTATTAAGGACTTAAATCACCTTTATCAAAATGAGCCGGCCTTGTACGAGGACGACTTTGAGTGGACCGGCTTCACCTGGCTTGACGCCAACGATAGCGACAACAGCGTTTTTGCCTTCATCCGTAACGCCAGGTCCTCCGCTGAGTTCATCGTGGTGGTCAGCAACTTTACCCCTGTGCCGCGCCACAATTACCGCATCGGCGTGCCCAGGCCCGGCTACTACCAGGAAATCCTCAACAGCGATGCGACCCTCTACTGGGGCAGCAACGTAGGCAATGAAGGGGGTCGAGAAACAGAAAGCGTGCCCATGCATGGACACGCCCAATCACTCTCGCTTACGCTACCACCTCTGGCCACCATTATGCTTAAACTGAAGGGCTAA
- a CDS encoding adenine phosphoribosyltransferase, which translates to MDLASTIRSVPDFPIEGILFYDITTLLKNPTAFKESVDQLVRHYREAGVDVVAGIESRGFIFGAPLAYQLGVGFVPVRKPGKLPAETTAESYELEYGTNTIEIHVDAVEKGQKVLVVDDLLATGGTAKATCNLVEKLGGEVIGVAFVIELNFLKGREKLQGYNVFSLLQYNE; encoded by the coding sequence ATGGATTTAGCAAGCACTATCCGTAGCGTACCAGATTTTCCCATAGAGGGTATTTTATTTTATGATATTACAACCTTGCTCAAAAACCCGACTGCTTTTAAGGAAAGTGTTGACCAACTGGTTCGTCATTATCGGGAGGCGGGGGTGGATGTAGTAGCGGGGATAGAATCCAGGGGCTTTATTTTTGGCGCGCCGCTGGCTTATCAGTTAGGCGTTGGGTTTGTGCCGGTGCGGAAGCCGGGCAAACTACCCGCCGAAACCACCGCCGAAAGTTACGAGTTAGAGTATGGCACAAACACCATTGAAATCCATGTGGATGCCGTTGAGAAGGGACAGAAGGTTTTGGTTGTAGACGACCTGCTGGCCACGGGCGGCACGGCCAAAGCCACCTGCAATCTGGTTGAGAAATTGGGCGGCGAGGTGATAGGCGTAGCCTTTGTCATCGAGTTAAACTTTCTCAAGGGGCGAGAGAAGCTACAGGGTTATAACGTTTTCTCGTTGCTCCAATATAACGAATAA
- a CDS encoding peptidoglycan DD-metalloendopeptidase family protein: MINSYRRLQNMVILPFQKLIRDDALLRRVSTHLIVILLVVVAVGLSNIHFSTSNAVRSFKQEAVVEEPVVAPVTAEESAPLTLPASLNSVEDDVLVRAVVPHTIIPDRTKEEITTYVVEFGDTVFDIAFRYGLAPETIMWSNPSLGDNPDLLRVGQELTILPVDGVYHQVGGDDTLEGIAATYKVEPAAIIDYFLNELDPDEPIIQPGQWLVVPGGTKPYVPRTVTAYSGPVPEDATKGTGIFGWPASGSITQGYWGGHRGLDIGGWLGAPITASDSGHVIATGWDDTGYGYVVVIDHGNGFQTLYAHLQAYYVEAGDDVAKGQTIAEMGSTGNSTGPHLHFEIRQGTVQRNPYGFLP, from the coding sequence ATGATAAACTCCTATCGTCGTTTGCAAAACATGGTGATTTTGCCCTTCCAGAAGTTGATCCGTGATGATGCCCTGTTGCGCCGTGTCTCAACTCATCTCATTGTTATCCTGCTGGTGGTGGTGGCCGTTGGCTTGAGTAATATTCATTTCTCCACGAGCAATGCTGTTCGTTCTTTCAAACAAGAAGCCGTTGTCGAGGAGCCGGTTGTGGCCCCGGTAACCGCAGAAGAAAGCGCGCCATTGACGCTGCCGGCCAGTTTGAACAGTGTTGAAGATGACGTACTGGTGCGGGCAGTTGTGCCCCATACAATTATCCCGGACCGGACCAAAGAAGAAATCACAACCTATGTAGTTGAATTTGGCGATACTGTTTTTGATATTGCCTTCAGATATGGTTTAGCCCCTGAAACCATCATGTGGTCTAACCCCAGCCTGGGCGATAACCCGGACTTGTTGCGGGTAGGCCAGGAGTTAACTATTTTGCCGGTTGATGGCGTGTACCATCAAGTAGGGGGAGATGATACCCTTGAGGGTATTGCTGCCACTTACAAAGTGGAACCAGCCGCAATCATTGACTATTTTTTGAACGAGTTGGATCCCGACGAGCCGATTATTCAACCGGGACAATGGCTGGTGGTGCCCGGCGGCACCAAGCCTTATGTGCCCCGCACGGTAACGGCTTATAGCGGCCCTGTGCCTGAAGATGCTACCAAAGGAACGGGTATATTTGGTTGGCCGGCCAGCGGCTCGATTACGCAGGGCTATTGGGGAGGGCATCGCGGTTTAGACATAGGTGGTTGGTTAGGCGCGCCGATTACGGCTTCGGACTCCGGCCATGTGATAGCGACCGGTTGGGATGACACCGGCTACGGCTATGTGGTGGTTATTGACCATGGCAATGGTTTTCAAACCCTGTATGCTCACTTGCAAGCCTATTACGTGGAAGCAGGCGATGATGTAGCCAAAGGCCAGACCATTGCCGAAATGGGTAGCACCGGCAACTCCACCGGACCGCACCTGCATTTTGAAATCAGACAAGGTACTGTTCAGCGTAACCCCTATGGATTTTTGCCATAA
- the rho gene encoding transcription termination factor Rho: MNMAELEAKTLEELRSLAKEFEVSGYTKLKKSDLVLKILKANAEAQGFIFGGGVLEIIQDGIGFLRSVDLLPGPEDIYVSQSQIRRFGLRTGDMVIGQVRPPKDTEKYFGLLRVEAVNGLDPEAAKKRPIFERLTPIFPEERLKLETRKDILSTRLLDMLAPIGRGQRGLIVSPPKAGKTTILKQIANGLTANHQDLHMMVVLIGERPEEVTDMDRSVEAEVMAATFDDPETSQTRVAEMALAKAKRLVEGGRDVVILMDSLTRLARAYNMVVPPSGRTLSGGIDPAALYPPKRFFGAARNIEEGGSLTIIATCLVDTGSRMDDVIYEEFKGTGNMEMHLSRKLSERRFFPAIDIERSSTRREDLLLSPDDLSRVWTLRRMITAVGGGTEATEMVLERLPKTENNTEFLATLNKEIY; the protein is encoded by the coding sequence ATGAATATGGCTGAACTTGAAGCCAAGACTCTTGAAGAATTGAGAAGTCTGGCTAAAGAATTTGAAGTTTCTGGGTACACCAAGCTCAAAAAGAGCGATCTGGTTTTAAAAATATTGAAGGCCAATGCCGAGGCTCAAGGTTTTATTTTTGGCGGCGGCGTGTTGGAAATCATCCAAGATGGGATAGGGTTTCTCCGTTCGGTGGATTTATTGCCCGGGCCGGAGGATATTTACGTTTCGCAAAGCCAAATCCGGCGGTTTGGCCTGCGTACCGGCGATATGGTGATTGGACAGGTGCGCCCACCCAAAGATACGGAAAAGTATTTTGGCTTATTGCGGGTGGAAGCAGTTAATGGGCTTGATCCTGAAGCGGCCAAAAAACGACCGATTTTTGAGCGATTAACCCCCATCTTCCCGGAAGAGCGATTAAAGCTGGAAACCCGCAAAGATATCCTCTCTACTCGTTTGCTAGATATGTTAGCTCCCATTGGCCGGGGGCAACGCGGTTTGATTGTTTCCCCACCTAAAGCGGGCAAAACTACCATTCTCAAACAAATTGCCAATGGCCTCACGGCCAATCACCAGGATTTGCACATGATGGTCGTGCTTATTGGCGAGCGCCCCGAAGAAGTAACCGACATGGATCGTTCTGTAGAAGCCGAAGTGATGGCCGCCACCTTTGACGACCCGGAAACCTCACAAACCCGCGTGGCCGAAATGGCCCTGGCCAAAGCCAAACGTTTGGTTGAGGGAGGCCGCGACGTGGTAATTTTGATGGACTCTCTAACCCGTTTGGCCCGGGCCTATAACATGGTGGTGCCGCCCAGCGGCCGCACCCTCTCGGGTGGGATTGACCCGGCGGCGTTATATCCCCCCAAGCGGTTTTTTGGCGCAGCCCGAAATATTGAGGAGGGAGGTAGCCTGACCATCATTGCTACTTGTCTGGTGGATACGGGTAGTCGCATGGACGATGTGATCTACGAGGAATTCAAAGGCACGGGTAATATGGAAATGCACCTTAGCCGCAAACTCTCCGAGCGTCGTTTCTTCCCGGCCATTGATATTGAGCGCTCCAGTACCCGCCGTGAGGACCTCCTGTTATCGCCGGATGACCTATCCCGGGTATGGACGCTGCGCCGGATGATTACGGCCGTGGGCGGCGGCACCGAAGCCACCGAAATGGTTCTGGAACGTTTGCCCAAAACGGAAAACAACACCGAATTTTTGGCCACCCTTAACAAAGAAATCTACTAA
- the gap gene encoding type I glyceraldehyde-3-phosphate dehydrogenase translates to MTTKVGINGFGRIGRQVFKAIRDTYPDTLEVVAVNDIGNVATMAHLLKYDSNYGKFDGNIEVVEDGLKVDGKLLKVLAERDPAKLPWGKLGVDIVVESTGIFRDREGAGKHLQAGAKKVIISAPAKGEDLTVVLGVNEEQYDPAKHHIVSNASCTTNCLAPAAKVVNDKFGIVKGLMTTIHAYTNDQSILDLPHKDLRRARAAAMSIIPTTTGAAKAVALVIPELKGKFDGYALRVPTSTVSVVDFVAEVKKEVTTEELRAALKEAAAKSKVMDYVEEPLVSIDYKGNPASSSIDAEFCQALGGNLVKVVTWYDNEWGYSCRTADLADLMASKL, encoded by the coding sequence ATGACAACAAAAGTTGGTATTAACGGATTTGGCCGCATTGGCCGACAAGTGTTCAAAGCGATCCGCGACACCTATCCTGACACCCTGGAAGTGGTTGCGGTCAACGATATTGGCAACGTGGCCACCATGGCTCACTTGCTCAAATACGACTCAAACTATGGCAAGTTTGACGGTAATATTGAAGTGGTTGAAGACGGGCTGAAGGTAGATGGCAAACTGCTCAAAGTGCTGGCCGAGCGCGACCCGGCCAAGCTGCCCTGGGGCAAGTTGGGCGTAGACATTGTGGTCGAATCTACCGGCATTTTCCGCGACCGGGAGGGAGCCGGCAAACACCTGCAAGCCGGCGCCAAGAAGGTCATTATCAGCGCCCCGGCCAAAGGCGAAGATTTGACGGTGGTGTTAGGCGTGAACGAAGAACAGTATGATCCGGCCAAGCATCATATTGTGTCCAACGCCTCCTGCACCACCAACTGCCTGGCCCCGGCGGCCAAAGTGGTCAATGATAAGTTTGGCATTGTCAAGGGCTTGATGACCACCATCCATGCCTACACCAACGACCAGAGCATTTTGGATTTGCCCCACAAAGACCTGCGCCGCGCTCGCGCCGCCGCTATGAGCATTATTCCTACCACTACCGGCGCGGCCAAAGCCGTGGCTCTGGTTATTCCTGAACTCAAGGGTAAGTTTGATGGTTATGCCCTGCGCGTGCCCACTTCCACGGTGTCAGTGGTTGACTTTGTGGCCGAGGTGAAAAAAGAAGTTACTACCGAAGAACTCCGCGCCGCCCTGAAAGAAGCCGCAGCCAAGAGCAAAGTGATGGACTACGTGGAAGAACCGCTGGTTTCCATAGACTACAAAGGCAACCCGGCGTCCAGCTCCATTGACGCTGAATTTTGCCAGGCCCTTGGCGGCAATCTGGTAAAAGTGGTCACCTGGTATGACAACGAGTGGGGTTACTCCTGCCGCACCGCCGACCTGGCCGATCTGATGGCGAGCAAGCTCTAA
- a CDS encoding glycogen/starch synthase gives MPKTNQKLRVAMLAWEIGRSASGLGAKVGGLGVIVEELPPELVKAATKQGLDLEIETLSPCFAHYDKSQLTKLELRLPVTLEGHTFDFEIYQHVFPDGQKVVYFWDEWQLHWTHANAIYPTDPQVALKLHAAVCQAMAGYIKQGNFDTIHLHDYHVGLVPFYLGDDYLSEVPVHFTIHNATYQGIIPLIGGGYNSLNRINLPGEKLFHKYFDFFDNLNLMKACMLKVHETGGKITTVSGDLAGTWGYAAELRESHDTLWHRAYAQKGSPPGEVFVPNRHLELFEKLPVAGITNGMSDRNRAENLPELKAKVLRQMQNKRGPQNPIFQNLTTQAEMLARDHTFDVDHLPVKAELKRLLHLETFGAEPQGDPVLLTAVGRLVEQKNLGLVADIIERTLAYDTGAKFIILASAPDGDAGGKASEMNFFRLAHLYPGRVYFNNTFNLPLSKLMLTGGDFCLIPSRFEPCGLVDYEASLVGNVVIGRATGGLTKVRHCAYLYEWLDISDRAGEADAFFWQIKAALDTYRHQPARHAEMAQTAMRIEASWDTSAGQYVEMYRYGLLVKKWHVERQQLIEKFAKWLKKDRAMFAEFFIPGQDEYRDNFDWILKAALERKIG, from the coding sequence ATGCCCAAAACAAATCAAAAATTACGGGTGGCCATGCTGGCCTGGGAAATTGGTCGAAGCGCCAGCGGTCTGGGGGCCAAAGTGGGCGGCCTGGGGGTGATTGTGGAAGAGCTGCCGCCGGAGTTGGTGAAAGCTGCCACCAAACAGGGCCTTGATCTGGAGATTGAAACGCTCAGCCCCTGCTTTGCCCATTACGACAAAAGCCAACTCACTAAACTTGAGCTGCGCCTGCCCGTTACCCTTGAAGGACATACTTTTGACTTTGAAATTTACCAACACGTTTTTCCCGACGGCCAAAAGGTTGTTTACTTTTGGGACGAGTGGCAACTTCACTGGACCCATGCCAATGCCATCTACCCCACCGATCCCCAGGTGGCGCTCAAACTACATGCCGCTGTCTGCCAGGCGATGGCCGGTTACATTAAGCAGGGCAATTTTGATACTATCCACCTGCATGACTATCATGTCGGCCTTGTCCCCTTTTATTTGGGCGATGATTATCTGAGCGAGGTGCCGGTTCATTTCACCATTCACAATGCCACCTACCAGGGCATCATCCCCCTCATTGGCGGCGGGTATAATTCTCTTAACCGGATCAACCTGCCCGGCGAAAAACTGTTCCACAAATATTTTGACTTTTTTGATAACCTCAACCTGATGAAAGCCTGCATGCTCAAAGTGCATGAAACCGGCGGCAAAATCACCACCGTTAGCGGCGATCTGGCCGGAACGTGGGGCTACGCCGCCGAACTCCGCGAAAGTCACGACACGCTTTGGCACCGGGCTTATGCCCAAAAAGGCAGCCCGCCGGGCGAGGTGTTTGTGCCTAACCGCCACCTTGAACTTTTTGAAAAGTTACCCGTTGCCGGCATCACCAATGGCATGAGCGACCGCAATCGCGCTGAAAATCTGCCGGAACTTAAGGCCAAAGTGCTGCGCCAAATGCAAAATAAGCGCGGCCCCCAGAATCCCATTTTCCAAAATCTCACCACCCAGGCCGAAATGCTGGCCCGCGACCATACCTTTGATGTGGACCATTTGCCGGTGAAGGCCGAGCTAAAACGGCTGCTGCACCTGGAAACATTTGGCGCCGAACCGCAAGGGGATCCGGTTTTGCTCACCGCCGTCGGGCGGTTGGTTGAGCAGAAAAATCTGGGCCTAGTGGCCGACATTATTGAGCGCACCCTGGCCTACGATACCGGCGCTAAATTCATCATCCTCGCCTCTGCCCCGGATGGGGATGCCGGAGGCAAGGCCAGCGAGATGAATTTCTTCCGGCTGGCCCATCTCTATCCTGGCCGAGTTTATTTCAACAATACCTTCAACCTGCCCCTGTCCAAACTCATGCTGACCGGCGGCGATTTTTGCCTTATTCCTTCCCGTTTTGAGCCGTGCGGCCTGGTAGATTACGAAGCTTCGCTGGTGGGCAATGTTGTGATTGGCCGGGCCACCGGCGGCCTGACCAAAGTGCGCCACTGCGCCTATCTGTATGAATGGCTTGACATCAGCGACCGGGCGGGCGAGGCCGACGCCTTTTTCTGGCAAATCAAGGCCGCCCTCGATACCTATCGTCACCAACCCGCCCGTCATGCCGAGATGGCCCAAACAGCGATGCGGATTGAGGCCAGTTGGGATACTTCCGCCGGCCAATATGTTGAGATGTACCGTTACGGCCTGTTGGTCAAAAAATGGCACGTTGAGCGCCAGCAACTTATAGAGAAATTCGCCAAATGGCTCAAAAAAGATCGAGCCATGTTTGCCGAATTTTTCATCCCCGGCCAAGATGAATACCGAGATAATTTTGATTGGATATTAAAAGCGGCGCTGGAACGTAAAATCGGTTAA
- a CDS encoding peptide ABC transporter substrate-binding protein, producing MPSDDNPAAINESATNNEASETPQTEETATDTTKETQPDQNLAKEQVLILPGGNPPTFDPHLSGDATSAEYVVEIFSGLMAYDPALNLIPDLAESYEISDDGLVYTFNIRPEAKFQDGKPVRAQDFKWSFERACDPATRSYTADTYLGDIVGCRDKLQDRADEVAGVVVIDDLTLQLTIDEPKSFFLAKMTYPTAYVLDRENVEMGGPTWFTEPNGSGPFKLSLPNPNLIVLEKNQNFYRDPQPVLGRVLYLVNVPVDLRTGYEKGFPPKIVEALELPDKATYDIIPVSLSDYARVTDPNNAVSGEFVSTNALSVFYIGFNVRQPPFDDVKIRQALNLGLDKERVVKAIYRGTVPVANGIVPPGMPDYDNPDLKGYEFDPERALALIAQSSYGDVAQLPPITLHVSGAGDIVEALVKSYEQNLGLQIEVEELPWAEFLQDLNRPDSPYQMYQLGWIADYPDPQNFLEILFHSDSAQNHGGYSNPAVDVLLNEARGAQDANERLALYQQAEQLILDDAVWIPLTFDVENWLVKPYVQNYQIPPIKVPKFQHILIAEH from the coding sequence TTGCCCAGTGATGACAACCCGGCCGCTATTAACGAATCTGCGACCAACAATGAGGCTTCTGAAACCCCTCAAACCGAAGAAACCGCCACAGATACAACTAAAGAAACCCAACCTGATCAAAATCTGGCCAAAGAGCAGGTTTTGATTTTGCCGGGAGGCAATCCGCCAACTTTTGATCCTCACCTGAGCGGCGACGCCACCTCGGCTGAGTACGTGGTAGAGATTTTTAGCGGCCTGATGGCCTACGATCCTGCCTTAAACCTGATCCCCGATCTGGCCGAAAGTTACGAAATCTCCGACGACGGGCTGGTATACACCTTCAACATCAGACCCGAAGCCAAATTCCAGGACGGCAAACCCGTCCGCGCCCAAGATTTTAAGTGGTCGTTTGAGCGAGCCTGCGACCCGGCCACTCGTTCCTACACTGCCGATACCTACCTGGGCGACATTGTGGGCTGCCGGGATAAATTACAAGATAGAGCCGATGAAGTGGCCGGCGTGGTCGTAATTGACGACCTGACCCTTCAACTGACCATTGATGAACCCAAAAGCTTCTTTCTGGCCAAAATGACCTATCCCACCGCTTACGTGTTGGACCGGGAGAACGTTGAAATGGGCGGCCCCACCTGGTTCACCGAACCGAACGGCAGCGGGCCTTTTAAACTATCGCTACCCAATCCCAATCTGATTGTTTTGGAAAAAAACCAAAATTTCTATCGAGACCCCCAGCCGGTGCTGGGCCGCGTACTTTACCTGGTGAATGTGCCCGTTGATTTGAGAACAGGCTACGAAAAAGGATTTCCTCCAAAAATTGTGGAGGCGTTGGAATTGCCCGACAAAGCCACCTACGATATTATACCCGTAAGCCTGTCGGATTATGCCCGGGTTACAGACCCCAATAACGCCGTTAGCGGCGAATTTGTGTCAACCAACGCCTTGAGCGTGTTTTACATTGGCTTTAATGTCAGGCAGCCCCCCTTTGATGATGTTAAAATTCGCCAGGCCCTTAACCTGGGGCTGGACAAAGAGCGGGTGGTCAAAGCCATTTATCGAGGCACCGTGCCCGTGGCCAACGGCATTGTGCCGCCCGGCATGCCGGACTATGATAATCCCGACCTGAAAGGTTATGAGTTTGACCCAGAACGCGCCCTGGCATTAATTGCCCAGTCATCCTACGGCGATGTAGCCCAGTTGCCGCCAATAACCTTGCACGTGAGCGGCGCGGGGGATATTGTGGAAGCCCTGGTTAAATCTTACGAACAAAACCTGGGATTACAGATTGAGGTAGAAGAACTGCCCTGGGCCGAATTTTTGCAAGATTTGAACCGGCCCGACAGCCCTTATCAAATGTACCAACTCGGCTGGATTGCGGACTATCCTGACCCGCAGAATTTTTTGGAAATTCTCTTCCATTCTGATAGCGCCCAGAATCACGGCGGTTATAGCAACCCGGCCGTGGACGTTCTGCTGAACGAGGCGCGAGGCGCCCAAGATGCTAACGAGCGTTTGGCCCTCTACCAACAGGCCGAACAGCTCATCCTGGACGACGCCGTCTGGATTCCATTGACCTTTGACGTGGAAAACTGGCTGGTAAAACCCTATGTGCAAAATTACCAGATTCCGCCAATCAAGGTACCAAAGTTTCAACATATCTTAATTGCTGAACATTAA